One stretch of Chelonia mydas isolate rCheMyd1 chromosome 21, rCheMyd1.pri.v2, whole genome shotgun sequence DNA includes these proteins:
- the FAM72A gene encoding protein FAM72A yields the protein MSTSGCTFKDRCVSLLCCRFCQQVLSSRGMKAVLLANTEIDLYSTDIPPTSTVDFIGSCYFTDICKCKLKNVACLKCGNVVGYHVIAPCKPCLLSCNNGHFWMFHSQAVFGMNRLDSSGVNLLLWGNLPDLEESTDEDMSGISEEEYIR from the exons ATGTCCACGAGTGGCTGCACCTTCAAGGACAGGTGTGTGTCCCTGCTGTGCTGCAGATTCTGCCAGCAGGTGCTGAGCTCGCGGGGGATGAAGGCTGTGCTGCTGGCCAACACAGAGATTGACCTGTACTCCACCGACATCCCACCCACCAG tacGGTTGACTTCATTGGAAGCTGCTATTTCACTGACATCTGCAAATGCAAACTGAAGAACGTTGCATGTTTAAAATG CGGCAATGTTGTAGGTTACCATGTGATTGCTCCGTGCAAACCTTGCCTGCTGTCCTGTAACAATGGACATTTCTGGATGTTTCACAGCCAAGCAGTCTTTGGTATGAACAGACTAGACTCATCTG GTGTGAATTTACTGCTTTGGGGCAACTTACCAGATTTGGAGGAAAGCACTGATGAAGACATGTCTGGCATCTCTGAGGAGGAGTATATCAGATAA